The Rhea pennata isolate bPtePen1 chromosome 5, bPtePen1.pri, whole genome shotgun sequence nucleotide sequence aattctgtttcttcttcttctctgtttcctcAGGGAGGAGGGGttagatttttggttttttgttttggtttggttttgagGGATTTTTTAGTAGTATCTAGAAAGGATTCACAAGGGATTCACAATTTTGGCTAATTAATAGTAGGCTTTTTTCAGGTTTAAATATATCTTGCATATCCTGTGCTGACATCAACATAtgtctcagaagaaaaacacatccCAGAGGGGTCCAgagttttttatatatatatatatatatgcatatatgtgtatgtatgtatgaggaaaacagcagactcatgaaagaaagaacagggaAAGCTGTTGAAAAGGTAGGTTAGACCAGGGtagttgtatttttaaattttaatattcctATGATTTTAGGAGGAGACACAGCTTGGTCTTGTATATAAGCATGGATGTTAGACGTTTAAAtgttacttcttttcttctttctgttgtaCAGAAGACATCGATTTCCTGTTGTCAGACCTCGTTTTACCTACCTATGTGTCCCACCTTCAGTCCTCCGACTGCCTGTCTCTAGTTCTCATAACAGGTGGATTCAAGCTGTTCATTGCCAGCTGTTTAAaccttgaatttattttatattatctttattttttcttttatttgtattagGAAGCCCTATTCATGCATGTAGAAACTCAGTACAAGGAATAGAATTCTCTATTGGGATTCATCTTACTTCCAGAAAAGAGACTCAGGTATTATTTTAGATGCCCTAGGAAATCTGCATAGGCCTGACAGACGGGATCTGTAGAGAGCTGTAGAGATCATGTTCTACCATAGAGACAGCAAGAAGAGGTACTCTAGATGGGGCTGAACTGGTGCTAGAGACCTGTATTTATGCACCTACTTTCCTTCTGGGAATCTATAACACAACTGTTCATGGAGATTCAGCGTAATTCTTAGTAGGGTCTTGAGAATTATTCAGCCATCAACAGATAGATGTCCACTTTATTTACTGGAATTAGCACTTTAAGCTCCACTTCTAATGGGGGTAAATCCCCATTAcaaagcacttctgaaatgcaagagagattttttttgttcactgCAATCACTGAAGACCTTATTATCTATTTTGCTTGGGTCACTTACTTCATCCAAATAATTTTAGAATTAATacaaattgttaaaaatatgaagaCCATGAAGTTTTCCAAATGAGTTTAGTTTTAAGCAGACAAACAATTTAATAAAGTCCTCAGAGTAATACTaggcttcagattttttttgtactgctttttcttttttttacaatttaccttttttccccccttggcTAGCATGTGAAATATATCATCATCAGGTTCAGCTCAGCAATTTCTGAAGATGAAGGAAGTTCTGTGAGATGCAGTCCAAGCGTGGATATTAGGTGCCATTATTATCTCTTCCTACTAATACAGGTAGTGAGAATCTGGCAGTGTTGTGTATCCACTGGTTCAAATCACTCACTGTTATATTGAATTCAAATAGTCGATGATAAGTCCATCTGAAGATTGTCTGGATAAATTCTATAGAAGCCCAAACCCTGAAATGTTTGGATGTGATATTATAATGCAGGAAAGTTCTGTTTAATACCTTCAATATATATTTAGATGGTACATGTACATAAAAAAGGGAACTTTTGCACTGAATATTAAAATCCTGtcactattttgtattttctgtagctggagaggggaaaaagactgaaaatagttttgaaaatatttgtcattctAGAATGCACAGAAGAGCTTCCTCcctaccatttaaaaatatgatctGAAATATCATCTACCTGGTGGAATATTATGGCATTCCTTCATTTTCATAGCAACTGCATTCCTCCTGCATCACTTAGTTTTCATTTCCAATAGCCTAAAGATGACTTTTTGATCTCATATATACTGCTCAGGAGAAAATGTGAGAATGACCACGAAAGGTCATTGAATTAACTGAGATTGCAGAATATTTGCAGATACAGGGAGAGAAATTTCTTTGATCTTAAAGATCAAATAAAGATcaaatttctattttccatcAACAACGTTATGTCTAAGGAgtgctttccattttcttatccacatcttttttaaagacagataaATGACAGATAGGAATCAAACCACAGTGACAGAATTCATTCTTATTGGGTTCACCAGTCATCCATATCTTCAGATTCCTCTCTTTATGATGTTCCTGCTAATCTACATTGTCACCCTGCTGGGGAATTTGGGGATGATTGTACTCATCAGGATTGACTCCCAGCTTCATACTCCaatgtatttcttcctcagcCACTTGGCCTTTGTAGACTTCTGTTACTCTTCAACCATCACACCCAAAATGCTGGCAAACTTCTTAtcagacagaaaagcaatttctttccatgcctgtgctgcacagctgtgtTGTTTCCTCACATGCACTGTTACAGAGTGTTTCTTTCTGGCTGGGATGGCATACGATCGCTATGTGGCCATCTGTAATCCTCTCCGCTATAGGGCCATCATGTCCCGGCGTGTCTGTATCCAGCTGGTGGCTGGCCCTTACCTGTACAGTTTCTGTGTAGCCTTATTCCACACTATAATaacattttgtttgaatttctgTGCTTCTAATATAATCAACCATTTCTACTGTGATGACCTCCCCTTATTAGCACTCTCCTGTTCCAACACCTACACCaaagaaatgttaatatttgcatttgGCAGCTTTAATATTATTTCCTCACTTCTGATTGTGCTTGTCTCCTACCTCTGCATCTTCTCTACCATTTTTAAGATCCAGTCTACTCACGGCAGGCAGAAAGCTTTCAGCACCTGTGTCTCCCACCTGACAGCTGTCACCACCTTCTACGGAACCCTAATTTTTATGTACTTACAGCCCAGCTCTAACCATTCACTGGACAGAGACAAGGTGGCCTCACTTTTCTACATAGTGGTAATCCCCATGCTGAACCCCCTTATCTACAGCCTGAGGAATCAGGAGGTGAAGGCTGCCCTAAGGAAAGTTGTGTATAAAATATTagtgttttaaataatgttgtagaaaggaaactgtccccctccccccttttttcaaCTTTTGACTTTTCTCATTACATTCATTAGatcttttctgaacaaaaaagtAGATACTTTAGGAAGCCTGGCGTTTCTGtgacatacaggaaaaaaaaggggggggacTTTCCTACTGTGAACTGTCATTTATGTGTTATGGTGGATGTAATTTCAAAACAGTTCACACTAAGGAGGGCTCAGAACACAGATTCCCTatttctgggcaacctgtgagCTACTGTGGGAAAGTTAGGCataaaacaaatgcagcttCAGGTTGTAATACCTTGTGTTGCGATGAAAGGATCTTGACATCTGcttattgtaaaataaaattctacagCTTCAATTGTTTTCTCCCAAGGTctgagaaatgaagagaaatgaagcTTCTTTATTCTGGTGAATACTTGCTGGGAATCATTAGCTCTCTTGGGAGACAAGGactctctgaaaataaaaatgagatctATGAAAAGCCCTCAGTTGAAAATGCATCTGTGAATCCACAGGGTCTGCTCATTCTTAAATACAATGCATATGAAATCTCACCAAATagaaattcaaaatatcttAGGCAATGTAAATGAATGTGGGTTTGGTAAGATGGTGATTTTCCTCCCATCAAgtcttttttatctttcttttcttttgctatttacagtgcaaagaaaaaagtaatgaaaaatatctaaattcAAAGCAATTCTAGAATTGTATTCTTacctaaaagaaatatttttcactgagaCTTGTCTACACAGTCCAAATGCCATGCAAAATATTATCTACAGGACTGTAGATTTGATTTATGGAATCATGAGGTGCTCTCCTTGAATTTCGTTTTCAAGGGGTTTAGTTGTTTACAGACTCAACAGTCTTTCCTCGTTGCTATTTGCTTGAATAGGTTGCAACTACTTTCAGAACTTCAAAAAGCTATGATTAAGAGATCTTTTATTACTTGTTGCCATTATTAATGGGAATAAGATTGTATGCAAACGTGTATTCATTTTTACAGTAAGAATTAAGAAGTGCTATAAATTCCCTGAGATAATGTTTGCCTGGTGATAATCTCAATCTCCCTAGCCCAAATCCAAAATAGCATCTGACACTTCAAGTCCAACTGGAAATAAGGACATCCCCCTGTGTATAGTGGCCTGGAGATTACAGCATTTAGCTGGAGGATAGCAAAACTGAGTTCTAAGTCTTCAGCCTGGGCAGGTATGAACCTGGAGATCTTGCCTTTCATCAATATTGATCACTACATGCACCCTATCCTCTGTGATCTGTCACTATCTGTAGCCCCATGCCTATGATGAACAGcttcatctgttaaaaaaagcaatataaaaagaaaagttcaagTTACTGTCAAAATATTAGGATAGCATTTTCCACAGAAACAGGTCCTATACTAACTTCTGTGCTgaactttttcttccattttattttttctgaatgagATTTGAGACCAAAAGCCTCCATAGACACTTGCGACCATGGCAACATTCTTTCAACGGAGGACTTAAGAACATGAAAATCTTGTAATTTCCTCTTCTGACTGTAGTATACAGTCTGTCTTTCATTACCTGGTAATGAACTAAAGGCCTACTTGATCCTTATCTAAATTCCTTCATGTTTCCAGCTTTTCAACAGAATTTGTGTCTAGGAAAATGGAAGCAACATTTTCTAACAGATTTCTAAGATAGTttgaaaggcaggaaaaatatttacagcttgAAATATTATGACATCTGACTACTTGTGTCTGCATTACTATTTGTATTCTCTATCCTCATTCTGTCCATTAAATCTTAGTCATTTAGGGAATACACAAAAATGCAATCTGTGCTCAAGTGTACTACATTGCCAAAAATCCTCTAATAAATTTAATAGAAAAGTATGCTAAAATCAAAATCtaccccccctccccccaaaaaaatgagAATCTGCACGGTTTCTTTCCCTAACATATCTGGTGGCTTTGGGACTCTTGCTCCCAAAAGTTTGGACTTGGAATGAGAAACGACATCCAAACAAGCACACAACAACAGAATAGTTTGTCCTTACCTGGAGTAGATCTTTGACAGCTCTTCTGCATGGGTTAAAAGCAGCTGTGAATTGattcaaaatattcttataaaCTATGCATAATCTTATACCACCAACATTTATAAAATTTCAATATTAACTTGATGAGCACTGGATTGCTccaagtaaaattttaaaagtggtAAGACATGAGATGAATCATTCAGCAGCACGAGCATGTGATGCATACCATAGTGCCAGTTGCCACAAATAGTCCCATTGATTCACATGGAATTTCTCATCATACAAAATTATGAATGCATGTCAGCAGCAAGCAGGCTCTGGGCTTTTGCTGGTTGCTACCAGGTAGCTGAGTCACTGTAACTGATAAAAGTGTACTCTGCAGTTATTCTGAACACAGTATAAGTAACAGGAGCTTAAGCAActcttaaattatttaaatattttgccaagTAAAATTCAGGCCTTTATTTATTATATCTATGGAAATCtagaaagaaatatcaaaataagaTTGGAATCATAAAATggcagctatttttttctttaaattatcattttcaaagaaatgaaaagctagTTGTTGGTTTatagtgcttttctttcttttctatctcATCCACAACTACTACAGTGCTTTTATTTAACATACTTGTCACCTTGTCACTGAGTTTGAGCATACGATTTAGCTGGCTAAATGCTGTCACCTACAAGTATAAACTTCTACATCTGACCTATCCATTCTACACTTTATTACCAGGCTCTACAGGAAGCAGTTCACTTTGCTCCAAAATAAACATCCTGCATAGCTCATATAAGTAGTGATTTAAGATTCCTACTTCTCTTCATCTTAGAGTGACTATTAACTATTCCATTGTATTATAACAGCAGAGCCAGAGCAAATAACCAAAGTCATCCTTTTAGGCTGTCCAAAACTAGTGAACAAAGATGAGTTTTTCAAAATGCCCCCAGATTCAATGATAAATAGCTCTAAAAATGAGATCAGAAGGTTTTTGATGTTTCCTGGGACAATCTCAACATTGAAGAGAAAGTAAACCCTCTCTGGAAGTATCATTAGAGAAATAGTATATACGTCAGAACAGCAGAGTTCTCAGAAACAC carries:
- the LOC134141715 gene encoding olfactory receptor 8U3-like isoform X1; the encoded protein is MKTMKNQTTVTEFILIGFTSHPYLQIPLFMMFLLIYIVTLLGNLGMIVLIRIDSQLHTPMYFFLSHLAFVDFCYSSTITPKMLANFLSDRKAISFHACAAQLCCFLTCTVTECFFLAGMAYDRYVAICNPLRYRAIMSRRVCIQLVAGPYLYSFCVALFHTIITFCLNFCASNIINHFYCDDLPLLALSCSNTYTKEMLIFAFGSFNIISSLLIVLVSYLCIFSTIFKIQSTHGRQKAFSTCVSHLTAVTTFYGTLIFMYLQPSSNHSLDRDKVASLFYIVVIPMLNPLIYSLRNQEVKAALRKVVYKILVF
- the LOC134141715 gene encoding olfactory receptor 8U3-like isoform X2 → MTDRNQTTVTEFILIGFTSHPYLQIPLFMMFLLIYIVTLLGNLGMIVLIRIDSQLHTPMYFFLSHLAFVDFCYSSTITPKMLANFLSDRKAISFHACAAQLCCFLTCTVTECFFLAGMAYDRYVAICNPLRYRAIMSRRVCIQLVAGPYLYSFCVALFHTIITFCLNFCASNIINHFYCDDLPLLALSCSNTYTKEMLIFAFGSFNIISSLLIVLVSYLCIFSTIFKIQSTHGRQKAFSTCVSHLTAVTTFYGTLIFMYLQPSSNHSLDRDKVASLFYIVVIPMLNPLIYSLRNQEVKAALRKVVYKILVF